The following are from one region of the Segatella oris genome:
- a CDS encoding alpha-L-fucosidase produces the protein MKRTSLLVTALALPFALAAQNSYNSAQEAAKAVTVKVDTSREPIQKGKYKPTWESLSDYECPTWFRDAKFGIWAHWGPQCQPEYGDWFARRMYEQSSDAYTFSKEARNPQKDFGFKDWIHEWKAENWNPEKLVKLYQECGAKYFFALANHHDNFDLWDSKYQPWNATSIGPKKNLIAGWATACRKLGLPLGLSVHAAHAWTWYETSRGADKTGTFKGQPYDGRLTKADGKGTWWDGLDPQDLYEQRHELSKNSGEWDWDPAQVTVPDQAYCNRFYNRTMDLINKYAPSVVYFDDTVLPLYPFSDAGLQLTAHLYNKSMAENNGRNKMVVTGKVLKDWHKKAIVWDVERGAPDRIQPLPWQTCTCIGSWHYDKRRFYDGTYKTAKEVIQTLVDVVSKNGNLLLSIPVRADGTIDSLEYQVVREIGAWLNVNGESIYGTRPWYQFGEGPSAEAVNPIEEQGFNEGKVKYTSADIRYVTKGKTIYATTLDVPQAGATVKLKALLKTHSVTLLGYGKLAFKSSKQGLSITLPHALPNTIALVMKIE, from the coding sequence CGCTGGCATTGCCATTTGCCTTGGCAGCCCAGAACAGCTACAACAGTGCGCAGGAAGCAGCAAAGGCCGTGACCGTTAAAGTGGACACATCGCGCGAACCCATTCAGAAAGGCAAGTATAAACCCACTTGGGAGTCGCTCTCCGACTATGAATGCCCCACTTGGTTCCGTGATGCCAAGTTCGGTATCTGGGCACATTGGGGGCCACAATGCCAGCCCGAATACGGTGATTGGTTTGCACGCAGAATGTATGAACAAAGCTCTGATGCCTACACCTTTAGCAAAGAGGCACGCAATCCACAAAAGGATTTCGGCTTTAAAGACTGGATTCACGAGTGGAAAGCCGAGAACTGGAACCCCGAAAAGCTTGTAAAACTCTATCAGGAATGCGGTGCAAAGTATTTCTTTGCACTCGCCAACCACCACGATAACTTTGATCTTTGGGACAGTAAGTACCAGCCTTGGAACGCAACAAGCATCGGCCCGAAGAAAAATCTCATAGCAGGTTGGGCCACCGCCTGCAGGAAATTGGGACTTCCTTTGGGGCTGAGTGTGCACGCAGCACACGCTTGGACCTGGTATGAAACAAGCAGGGGAGCAGACAAGACGGGCACTTTCAAAGGACAACCTTACGACGGCAGGCTGACCAAAGCCGACGGAAAGGGCACTTGGTGGGACGGACTTGACCCGCAAGACCTCTATGAACAGCGCCACGAACTCAGCAAAAACAGTGGCGAATGGGATTGGGATCCGGCGCAAGTGACCGTTCCCGATCAGGCTTATTGCAACAGGTTCTACAACCGAACCATGGATTTGATTAACAAATATGCCCCCTCTGTGGTTTATTTTGACGACACTGTGCTGCCCCTCTACCCTTTCTCTGATGCGGGATTACAACTCACTGCCCACCTCTACAACAAGAGTATGGCCGAAAACAACGGTCGAAACAAAATGGTTGTAACGGGAAAAGTGCTGAAAGACTGGCATAAGAAAGCTATCGTTTGGGATGTGGAACGCGGCGCACCCGATAGAATTCAGCCCCTGCCTTGGCAGACCTGCACTTGCATCGGGTCATGGCATTACGACAAACGGCGCTTTTATGACGGCACTTATAAAACTGCAAAAGAGGTTATCCAGACGCTCGTTGATGTAGTAAGCAAGAATGGAAACCTGCTGTTGAGCATTCCTGTAAGGGCCGACGGCACGATAGATTCGCTTGAATATCAAGTCGTTCGGGAAATCGGTGCATGGCTGAATGTGAACGGAGAAAGCATCTATGGCACGCGTCCTTGGTATCAGTTTGGTGAAGGGCCGTCTGCAGAAGCAGTCAATCCGATAGAGGAACAGGGCTTCAATGAGGGCAAAGTGAAATATACTTCGGCAGACATCCGCTATGTCACTAAAGGCAAAACCATCTATGCAACGACGTTAGATGTACCGCAGGCAGGTGCTACCGTAAAACTGAAAGCCCTGCTAAAGACACACAGCGTCACGCTTTTGGGTTATGGGAAATTGGCTTTCAAGTCGTCAAAACAAGGGCTTTCTATCACCCTTCCCCATGCTTTGCCCAACACAATTGCATTGGTCATGAAGATTGAATGA